In Micromonospora sp. LH3U1, one genomic interval encodes:
- a CDS encoding ABC transporter permease, producing MAGSSVETPQGVTDPAGAARGYRPSATMPFAAEFRRQASRRRTQLALGFMVLLPLIILVAFQFDSGGDDDNGRNEFSSLVELATGGGLNFTLFAIFVSASFLLVVVVALFCGDTVASEASWGSLRYLLAIPVPRARLLTVKLVVALAYSGLALVLLAGTALLAGTLRYGWSPLRSTVAAELEPTEGLLRLLAVLGYLAVVLLVVAGLAFLLSVTTDAALGAVGGAVLLWILSSILDQITALGAVRDFLPTHFSNAWLGLLSTPVQTDDVVRGCISAISYATVFWGLAFWRFTRKDITS from the coding sequence ATGGCAGGCTCTTCCGTCGAGACGCCGCAGGGCGTCACCGACCCGGCCGGAGCGGCCCGGGGTTACCGGCCGTCGGCCACGATGCCGTTCGCGGCGGAGTTCCGTCGGCAGGCGTCCCGGCGGCGGACCCAGCTGGCGCTCGGGTTCATGGTGCTGCTGCCGCTGATCATCCTTGTCGCGTTCCAGTTCGATTCGGGCGGCGACGACGACAACGGCCGCAACGAGTTCTCCAGCCTGGTCGAGTTGGCTACCGGAGGTGGGCTCAACTTCACCCTGTTCGCGATCTTCGTATCGGCGTCGTTCCTGCTGGTGGTGGTCGTCGCGCTGTTCTGCGGCGACACGGTGGCCAGCGAGGCGAGCTGGGGCAGCCTGCGCTACCTGCTGGCGATCCCGGTGCCCCGGGCCCGGTTGTTGACGGTGAAGCTGGTGGTCGCGCTCGCGTACTCGGGACTGGCTCTGGTGCTGTTGGCCGGCACGGCGCTGTTGGCTGGCACCCTGCGCTACGGCTGGTCGCCGTTGCGCAGCACGGTCGCCGCCGAGTTGGAGCCGACCGAGGGGTTGCTCCGGTTGCTGGCCGTGCTCGGCTACCTGGCGGTCGTACTGCTGGTGGTGGCCGGGCTGGCGTTCCTGCTGTCGGTGACCACGGACGCCGCGTTGGGCGCGGTGGGTGGTGCGGTGTTGCTCTGGATCCTGTCCAGCATCCTGGACCAGATCACCGCCCTGGGCGCGGTGCGCGACTTCCTGCCCACCCACTTCAGCAACGCCTGGCTGGGTTTGCTCTCGACCCCGGTGCAGACCGACGACGTGGTGCGCGGCTGCATCTCGGCGATCAGCTACGCGACGGTGTTCTGGGGGTTGGCGTTCTGGCGCTTCACCCGCAAGGACATCACGTCCTGA
- a CDS encoding alpha/beta fold hydrolase, protein MTSPSPAAWFRRALPTRRRAIAAGAVVVLVAAAVTWAVWPKGPGVRSESAMLTVRSGPSGDQPVDLDTTFYLPGDASSGRKVPAVLLAHGFGGTKESVRSDAEEFAGRGYAVLTWTARGFGRSGGEIHLDNPDYEVRDAERLLDWLAARPEVSTNAAGDPKVGVVGGSYGGGLALLLAAQDPRVDAIVPMITWNDLSRAFLPESTGGAPTEGVFKKGWAGLFFGGGGNVGSGPAGLSGGTAAQPQGAPASAGPPSPGPGAGPGTGPGGAPAGAADPSCGRFAADVCAAYLRIATAGQADQAAVDLLRRSSPAGVLDRIKAPTLLVQGEADTLFPLGEADANARGIAAAGTPVRVAWFTGGHDGGAGPRSDSDRVKFLTVQWLDHYVKGEGDAPGDDFTWSRIAGFDALDRGLVATGFRRADYPGLTGTARRDVPVAGPAQPIANPPNGNPAAISSIPFAGGLASLLDGVAGDVPGQHARFESAPLTEAVDVAGAPTVTVRAASPTGEAVLFVKLYDVDPDGAATLPNGLVAPIRLTGLPQQVQDARPVTVTLPGIVRRVEAGHRLRLVVASSDQAYTTPAQPTVYTVAADGAVTLPTVSGEPIPTAATLWRWVLAGLLAAIAIGLVVVVAVVRRRHRRQDRSVHPEYADTPLAVRSLRKEYADGFVAVSNVDFEVHPGQVVGLLGPNGAGKTTTLRVLMGLTQPTAGEIYVFGRRLVPGSPVLSRIGALVEGPGFLPHLSGLDNLKAYWRATGRPWEDAQFDAALEIAGLGDSVHRKIKNYSHGMRQRLAIAQAMLGLPELLVLDEPTDGLDPPQIAEMRRVLQRYATDGRAVLVSSHLLAEVEQTCTHAVVVNKGRIVASGPVEEIVGESPSVLFDVSDPVAARAVLDRLHGVRVLPESDGQLVVDTNGTARSDVVAELVRAGIGVDRVVPRRRLEDAFLALVGENSRGSGDR, encoded by the coding sequence ATGACATCGCCGTCGCCGGCCGCGTGGTTCCGGCGTGCCCTGCCCACCCGTCGCCGCGCGATCGCCGCAGGGGCGGTCGTCGTGCTGGTGGCCGCCGCCGTGACCTGGGCGGTGTGGCCGAAGGGACCGGGCGTACGCAGCGAGAGCGCGATGCTCACCGTCCGCTCCGGACCGTCCGGCGACCAGCCGGTGGACCTGGACACGACGTTCTACCTGCCGGGTGACGCCTCGTCCGGTCGGAAGGTGCCGGCAGTGCTGTTGGCACACGGGTTCGGCGGCACGAAGGAGTCGGTGCGCTCCGACGCGGAGGAGTTCGCCGGGCGCGGCTACGCCGTGCTCACCTGGACCGCGCGGGGCTTCGGGCGCAGCGGCGGCGAGATCCACCTGGACAACCCGGACTACGAGGTGCGCGACGCCGAGCGGCTGCTGGACTGGCTGGCCGCGCGACCGGAGGTGTCCACCAACGCCGCCGGTGACCCGAAGGTCGGTGTGGTCGGCGGCTCGTACGGCGGTGGGTTGGCGCTGCTGTTGGCCGCCCAGGACCCTCGGGTGGACGCGATCGTCCCCATGATCACCTGGAATGACCTGTCCCGGGCGTTCCTGCCGGAGAGCACCGGCGGGGCACCGACCGAGGGTGTGTTCAAGAAGGGCTGGGCTGGCCTCTTCTTCGGCGGCGGGGGCAACGTGGGTTCCGGCCCGGCCGGACTCTCCGGCGGCACCGCCGCCCAACCGCAGGGCGCTCCGGCGTCGGCCGGCCCGCCCAGCCCCGGACCGGGCGCCGGCCCGGGCACCGGACCCGGTGGCGCCCCGGCCGGTGCCGCCGACCCGTCCTGCGGTCGGTTCGCCGCCGACGTGTGCGCCGCGTACCTGCGGATCGCCACCGCCGGCCAGGCCGATCAGGCCGCCGTGGACCTGCTGCGCCGCTCCAGCCCGGCGGGCGTGCTGGACCGCATCAAGGCGCCCACCCTGCTGGTACAGGGCGAGGCGGACACGCTCTTCCCACTCGGTGAGGCGGACGCGAACGCGCGCGGCATCGCCGCCGCTGGCACCCCGGTGCGGGTCGCCTGGTTCACCGGCGGGCACGACGGCGGCGCCGGCCCCCGCTCGGACTCGGACCGGGTGAAGTTCCTGACCGTCCAGTGGCTCGACCACTACGTCAAGGGTGAGGGCGACGCGCCCGGCGACGACTTCACCTGGTCGCGGATCGCCGGCTTCGACGCGCTCGACCGGGGTCTCGTCGCCACCGGCTTCCGCCGCGCCGACTACCCGGGCCTCACCGGCACCGCTCGCCGGGACGTCCCGGTCGCCGGGCCGGCGCAGCCCATCGCGAACCCGCCGAACGGCAACCCGGCCGCCATCTCCTCGATCCCGTTCGCGGGCGGGCTCGCCTCACTGCTGGACGGCGTGGCTGGCGACGTGCCCGGCCAGCACGCCCGGTTCGAGTCGGCGCCGCTGACCGAGGCCGTTGACGTGGCCGGTGCACCCACCGTCACTGTGCGAGCCGCGTCGCCGACCGGGGAAGCGGTGCTCTTCGTCAAGCTCTACGACGTCGACCCGGACGGCGCGGCCACTCTGCCGAACGGGCTGGTCGCCCCGATCCGGCTCACCGGCCTGCCGCAGCAGGTGCAGGACGCCCGCCCGGTCACCGTGACGCTGCCGGGGATCGTCCGACGGGTGGAGGCCGGGCACCGGCTGCGCCTGGTGGTGGCAAGCTCCGACCAGGCGTACACCACGCCTGCCCAGCCGACCGTCTACACGGTGGCGGCGGACGGCGCGGTCACCCTGCCCACGGTCAGCGGCGAGCCGATCCCCACCGCGGCGACGCTCTGGCGCTGGGTGCTCGCCGGCCTGCTCGCCGCCATCGCGATCGGCCTCGTCGTGGTCGTCGCCGTGGTCCGCCGGCGGCACCGTCGCCAGGACCGCTCGGTGCATCCGGAGTACGCGGATACCCCGCTGGCCGTGCGCTCACTGCGCAAGGAGTACGCGGACGGCTTCGTCGCGGTGTCGAACGTGGACTTCGAGGTGCACCCGGGTCAGGTGGTGGGTCTGCTGGGGCCGAACGGTGCCGGTAAGACCACCACGCTGCGGGTGCTGATGGGGCTGACCCAGCCGACCGCCGGGGAGATCTACGTCTTCGGTCGCCGGCTGGTGCCCGGTTCGCCGGTGCTGTCCCGGATCGGCGCGCTGGTGGAGGGGCCCGGCTTCCTGCCGCACCTGTCGGGTCTGGACAACCTGAAGGCGTACTGGCGGGCCACCGGACGGCCGTGGGAGGACGCGCAGTTCGACGCGGCCCTGGAGATCGCCGGGCTGGGCGACTCCGTACACCGGAAGATCAAGAACTACAGCCACGGGATGCGCCAGCGCCTCGCCATCGCCCAGGCCATGCTCGGCCTCCCCGAACTGCTGGTGCTGGACGAGCCGACCGACGGGCTGGACCCGCCGCAGATCGCCGAGATGCGCCGGGTGCTCCAGCGGTACGCCACGGACGGCCGGGCGGTGCTGGTCTCCAGCCACCTGTTGGCCGAGGTGGAGCAGACCTGCACGCACGCGGTGGTGGTGAACAAGGGCCGGATCGTGGCGTCCGGGCCGGTCGAGGAGATCGTGGGCGAGTCGCCGAGTGTGCTCTTCGACGTCAGCGACCCGGTGGCGGCGCGGGCGGTGCTGGACCGGCTGCACGGGGTCCGCGTGTTGCCGGAGAGCGACGGCCAGTTGGTGGTCGACACCAACGGCACGGCCCGCAGCGACGTGGTGGCTGAGCTGGTGCGTGCCGGCATCGGAGTGGACCGGGTGGTGCCCCGGCGGCGCCTGGAGGACGCGTTCCTCGCCCTGGTGGGCGAGAACTCTCGGGGAAGCGGTGACCGGTGA
- a CDS encoding sensor histidine kinase codes for MLLGRLRIRGKLALLVVIPLLSMVGLAVPVMLDRVAAAQRASDTADQVRLASRVGSLVQDLQQERILSVGFLLGRVERSELILTSADVDDRVADLRAGGNDALTDRVDRALDGVSSLVDLRTAVLARTANPGQVMEAFRPVNVGLIDSLRLVFGVDTETQAGRQVLALDGLLRADEGLGACATLSVLVKAIGTPDTSAAYVACIAGLQVDSRRFRSLITPEQLKVAQLNDAAVAARTSADFLTTSARDPAGAVRDVPLEALFPAVRTMIRLGQFVEKKLVADVLTEVNAEQRRALTAAYLVGAAAALILALVVLLSAAVARTVARPLTRLTRSADRVARVAEAELVRVTDDEAESPQPVRLEPVDIRGTDEIGDLARAFDRVQSTAAQLVERQVAGRRNVAQMFGHVGRRTQNLVGRQIALIDRLEQQEVDPGRLEHLYRLDHISSRLRRNAGSLVVLSGSAGADAHTAPVPLADVVRLALGEIEDYTRVEVRVPAGISAAPAVVGDLILALAELMENATVFSPPHTRVLVAAEASGLGARITVVDHGIGMGEQRLAEENVRFTRRERLDLAPTEVLGLFVVGRLARRHGWEVGLAATAGGGVTAHLEIPSASLVLRRAERAGATVARAAVPERDRRTAATPDPDQGALALTAAVATPAGFDSDLLSRATRSLGAGPSWNAFGAGQSEQAVPTPEGLEPSGTPAGPRVRQRVPGASLHATAAPTRPVDATGADPAAARALVEAFQAGVRRAESASAGSAAMDPSVTGDLPSTPGGAGPTVADSADSADATQSRPRLNRRVPGANLTVVPACQPLSTHLGDPAEVRNLITEFEAGVARALREVSPDRRNEEGSSR; via the coding sequence ATGCTGCTCGGTAGGCTCCGCATCCGCGGCAAGCTCGCGCTGCTCGTGGTGATCCCGCTGCTCAGCATGGTCGGCCTGGCCGTGCCCGTGATGCTCGACCGGGTGGCCGCGGCACAGCGGGCCAGCGACACCGCCGACCAGGTCCGGCTCGCGAGCCGGGTCGGCAGCCTGGTCCAGGACCTTCAGCAGGAACGAATCCTCTCGGTCGGCTTCCTGCTCGGCCGGGTCGAACGGAGCGAGCTGATCCTCACGTCCGCCGACGTGGACGACCGGGTGGCCGACCTACGGGCTGGAGGGAACGACGCGCTGACCGACCGGGTCGACCGCGCCCTGGACGGGGTGTCCAGCCTCGTCGACCTGCGCACGGCCGTGCTGGCCCGGACCGCGAACCCGGGCCAGGTGATGGAGGCGTTCAGACCGGTCAACGTGGGGTTGATCGACTCACTGCGCCTGGTGTTCGGTGTGGACACCGAAACGCAGGCGGGCCGTCAGGTGCTCGCCCTCGACGGTCTGCTCCGCGCCGACGAGGGCCTGGGCGCCTGCGCCACCCTGAGCGTCCTGGTCAAGGCGATCGGCACCCCGGACACCAGCGCCGCATACGTGGCGTGCATCGCCGGGCTCCAGGTCGACAGTCGACGCTTCCGCAGCCTGATCACGCCAGAGCAGCTCAAGGTGGCTCAGCTCAACGACGCGGCCGTTGCCGCGCGTACCAGCGCGGACTTCCTGACCACCAGCGCCCGGGACCCGGCCGGCGCGGTTCGGGACGTGCCGCTGGAGGCGCTCTTCCCGGCCGTCCGCACGATGATCCGCCTCGGTCAGTTCGTGGAGAAGAAGCTCGTCGCCGACGTGCTCACCGAGGTGAACGCCGAGCAGCGGCGCGCGCTGACCGCCGCGTACCTGGTCGGTGCCGCGGCGGCGCTGATCCTGGCCCTGGTGGTGCTGCTCAGCGCGGCGGTCGCGCGGACGGTGGCCCGACCGCTGACCCGGCTCACCCGCTCGGCCGACCGGGTCGCCCGGGTCGCCGAGGCGGAGCTGGTCCGGGTCACCGACGACGAGGCGGAGAGCCCTCAACCGGTCCGGCTGGAGCCGGTGGACATCCGGGGCACCGACGAGATCGGCGACCTGGCGCGGGCCTTCGACCGGGTGCAGAGCACCGCCGCGCAGCTGGTCGAACGGCAGGTCGCCGGCCGACGCAACGTGGCGCAGATGTTCGGCCACGTCGGGCGGCGCACCCAGAACCTGGTGGGCCGGCAGATCGCGTTGATCGACCGGTTGGAGCAGCAGGAGGTCGACCCGGGCCGACTGGAACACCTCTACCGACTCGACCACATCTCCAGCCGGTTGCGGCGCAACGCCGGCAGCCTGGTGGTGCTCTCCGGCTCGGCCGGGGCCGACGCGCACACCGCGCCGGTGCCGCTGGCCGACGTGGTCCGGTTGGCGCTCGGTGAGATCGAGGACTACACCCGGGTGGAGGTGCGGGTGCCGGCGGGCATCTCGGCCGCGCCAGCGGTGGTCGGCGATCTCATCCTGGCGCTGGCCGAGCTGATGGAGAACGCCACCGTCTTCTCCCCACCACACACCCGGGTGCTGGTGGCCGCCGAGGCGTCCGGCCTCGGCGCGCGGATCACCGTGGTGGACCACGGCATCGGCATGGGCGAGCAGCGGCTGGCCGAGGAGAACGTCCGGTTCACCCGCCGGGAACGGCTCGACCTGGCACCGACCGAGGTGCTCGGTCTCTTCGTGGTGGGCCGGTTGGCCCGCCGCCACGGCTGGGAGGTGGGCTTGGCCGCGACCGCCGGCGGTGGGGTGACCGCACACCTGGAGATCCCGTCGGCGTCACTGGTGCTGCGCCGCGCCGAGCGGGCCGGGGCCACCGTGGCCCGGGCCGCGGTGCCGGAACGAGACCGCCGTACGGCGGCAACCCCCGACCCCGACCAGGGCGCACTGGCCCTCACGGCAGCCGTGGCCACGCCAGCTGGCTTCGACTCGGACCTGCTCAGCCGGGCCACCCGCAGCCTGGGGGCCGGACCGTCCTGGAACGCGTTCGGCGCCGGTCAATCGGAGCAGGCCGTTCCCACCCCCGAGGGTTTGGAACCATCAGGCACGCCGGCCGGGCCGCGGGTCCGACAGCGGGTGCCCGGGGCCAGCCTGCACGCCACCGCCGCTCCGACCCGGCCGGTGGACGCCACCGGCGCGGACCCCGCCGCCGCCCGCGCGCTGGTCGAGGCGTTCCAGGCCGGTGTACGCCGGGCCGAGTCGGCCAGTGCCGGGTCGGCTGCGATGGACCCGAGCGTGACCGGCGACCTGCCGAGCACACCCGGAGGGGCCGGCCCCACGGTGGCGGACAGTGCCGACTCGGCCGATGCCACACAGAGTCGGCCCCGGCTGAACCGACGGGTGCCGGGGGCGAACCTCACCGTCGTCCCGGCGTGCCAGCCACTCAGTACACACCTCGGTGACCCGGCCGAGGTCCGCAATCTCATCACCGAGTTCGAGGCGGGCGTCGCCCGCGCTCTCCGCGAAGTCAGCCCAGACCGCCGGAACGAAGAAGGATCATCACGGTGA
- a CDS encoding roadblock/LC7 domain-containing protein yields the protein MTSPFLHDNVDQSQPSTSGDLSPEARTFNWLLDSFTSSTAGVLEAIAVSSDGLLMAMSAIKDRSNAERLAAVVSGMTSLAGGAASWYALGGLNRVIVDMADGYLLISAISSGSVLGVVADRSANLGTVAYEMTLFAGRAGGALTPRLIVELKNAVQQ from the coding sequence GTGACCAGCCCCTTCCTGCACGACAACGTCGACCAGAGCCAGCCCAGCACCAGCGGGGACCTCAGCCCCGAGGCCCGTACGTTCAACTGGCTGCTGGACTCCTTCACCTCCAGCACCGCCGGGGTCCTGGAGGCGATCGCGGTCTCCTCGGACGGCCTGCTGATGGCCATGTCGGCGATCAAGGATCGGTCCAACGCGGAGCGGTTGGCCGCCGTGGTCTCCGGGATGACCAGCCTCGCCGGCGGGGCGGCCAGTTGGTATGCGCTCGGCGGTCTGAACCGGGTGATCGTCGACATGGCCGACGGCTACCTGCTGATCAGCGCGATCAGCAGCGGTTCCGTACTCGGGGTGGTCGCCGACCGGTCGGCGAACCTGGGCACCGTCGCGTACGAGATGACGCTCTTCGCCGGGCGGGCCGGTGGTGCCCTGACCCCGCGGCTGATCGTCGAGTTGAAGAACGCCGTCCAGCAGTGA
- a CDS encoding DUF742 domain-containing protein yields MTPDVAGEDPDPDPRVRIRPYLRTPPPTGDGAAATPALPEPEPDGGRPSGPRPFVLTSGRVAGADPAIGLETQVTARTESGWWAGQSGALLAPEFQAIIALCAEPISVAEISARTRLHFGVTRVLVGDLRAAGHLDVHVTDADDAFDPNLILRVIDGLRAIS; encoded by the coding sequence GTGACCCCCGACGTCGCCGGCGAGGACCCGGACCCGGATCCCCGGGTCCGGATCCGCCCGTACCTGCGCACGCCACCCCCGACCGGGGACGGCGCGGCGGCGACACCAGCACTGCCGGAGCCGGAGCCGGACGGTGGTCGGCCGTCCGGCCCCCGTCCGTTCGTGCTCACCTCCGGGCGGGTGGCGGGTGCCGACCCGGCGATCGGGCTGGAGACGCAGGTGACCGCCCGCACGGAGAGCGGCTGGTGGGCCGGCCAGTCCGGCGCCCTGCTGGCACCGGAATTCCAGGCGATCATCGCGCTCTGCGCCGAGCCGATCTCGGTGGCCGAGATCTCGGCCCGGACCCGGCTGCACTTCGGCGTGACCCGGGTCCTGGTCGGTGACCTACGGGCGGCCGGACACCTGGACGTGCACGTCACCGACGCCGACGACGCCTTCGACCCCAACCTCATCCTGCGAGTGATTGATGGACTCCGTGCGATCTCCTGA
- a CDS encoding GTP-binding protein, translating to MDSVRSPEWPVAPLGGVAANSAAARYGMSSGTGPIIGRASPQPAPPPPPPPYQPPSGTGSTRPPAGRPAAPPIPVKILVAGGFGVGKTTTVGAISEIAPLTTEAEMTTAGIGVDDPGARSSKTTTTVAMDFGCVTIDRSLKLYLFGTPGQSRFGFMWDDLARGALGALVVVDSARLDDCFPAIDFFERAGLPFVVGVNAFDGRLALELGEIRWALAIGDQVPLVQFDARDRLSVRDALLVVLDRALDRATRDRRA from the coding sequence ATGGACTCCGTGCGATCTCCTGAATGGCCGGTCGCCCCGCTCGGCGGGGTCGCCGCAAACAGCGCCGCAGCCCGTTACGGCATGTCGTCGGGCACCGGGCCCATCATCGGGCGCGCCAGCCCGCAGCCGGCCCCGCCGCCACCGCCACCGCCGTACCAGCCGCCGTCCGGCACGGGGTCGACGCGGCCACCGGCCGGCAGACCGGCCGCACCGCCGATCCCGGTCAAGATTCTGGTCGCCGGTGGGTTCGGGGTGGGCAAGACCACCACCGTGGGTGCGATCTCCGAGATCGCGCCCCTGACCACCGAGGCCGAGATGACCACCGCCGGGATCGGTGTGGACGACCCGGGTGCCCGGTCCAGCAAGACCACCACCACGGTGGCGATGGACTTCGGCTGCGTGACCATCGACCGCAGCCTGAAGCTCTACCTGTTCGGCACGCCGGGTCAGTCCCGGTTCGGCTTCATGTGGGACGACCTTGCTCGGGGAGCGCTCGGCGCGCTGGTCGTGGTGGACAGCGCCCGGCTGGACGACTGCTTCCCGGCGATCGACTTCTTCGAGCGGGCGGGGCTGCCGTTCGTGGTCGGGGTCAACGCCTTCGACGGCCGGCTGGCCCTGGAACTCGGCGAGATCCGCTGGGCGCTGGCCATCGGTGACCAGGTTCCCCTGGTCCAGTTCGACGCCCGGGACCGACTCTCGGTGCGGGACGCTCTGTTGGTCGTCCTGGACCGCGCGCTGGACCGTGCTACCCGGGACAGGAGGGCCTGA
- a CDS encoding AAA family ATPase, with translation MAQPDLTLTASLRPAALDARRGIVRLHPEVLTALGLRPGDPVRLAGRRETAGIVAAAAPGASSALLYADDLTLGNLGLRDGGQVRVTPVPLIPAGRVVLAGPVGVVAAVSPEMLRLALLGKVLTAGDDVSLLPQDVLPDASVRSLVEAARRSLANTVGFAWTSTLLTVVTVEPGVGALVTMDTSIAWEHGPATHGGIAPVDAPPAQPRGTADEVPAVDPPDDAPDVDELPGLRAQAEELNELLDLGFHHREVLGRLGTTISLGVLLVGPAGSGKSALVRAVAARVGARVHPLWAPEVAALANQAAADRLRAAATAARAGAPAVLLVSDVEALAPADDPGPVATVFRQVLAESIRAGVAVVCTTGRPEAVDPALRAPDLLSLRISIPLPDQPLRREQLTVLTRQVPLADDVRLDEVAARTPGFVAADLAALVREAGVRAALRQKSAETPTVSMADFTAALEVVRPTTMAASTLDLASVTLDDVGGLDEVKQTLTESVLWPLTYPDTFARLGVQPPRGVLLYGPPGCGKTYLVTALAGSGRANVLSVKGAELLSKWVGESERAVRELFRRAREAAPTLIFLDEVDALAPVRGQATDGGTTDRVVAALLTELDGVETLRNVVVVGATNRPDLIDPALLRPGRLERLVYVPPPDGPARAEILRAASRQVPLAPDVDLAVLGDELTGFSAADCAALVREAALAAMRESLAAATVTAEHVASARARVRPSLDPAQVAWLAAYAANRG, from the coding sequence GTGGCGCAACCCGACCTGACCCTGACGGCGAGCCTACGGCCGGCCGCGCTGGACGCCCGACGGGGCATCGTGCGGCTGCACCCGGAGGTGCTGACCGCGCTGGGGCTGCGCCCCGGTGATCCGGTCCGGCTTGCCGGCCGCCGGGAGACGGCCGGCATCGTGGCGGCCGCTGCGCCGGGCGCGAGCAGCGCGCTGCTGTACGCCGACGACCTGACGTTGGGCAACCTGGGCCTGCGTGACGGGGGTCAGGTGCGGGTGACTCCGGTGCCGCTGATCCCGGCGGGCCGGGTCGTCCTGGCCGGCCCGGTGGGGGTGGTCGCGGCGGTCAGCCCGGAGATGCTCCGGCTCGCCCTGCTGGGCAAGGTGCTCACCGCTGGCGACGACGTGTCGCTGTTGCCGCAGGATGTGCTGCCGGACGCCTCGGTGCGCAGCCTGGTCGAGGCGGCTCGACGCAGCCTCGCCAACACGGTCGGTTTCGCCTGGACCAGCACCCTGCTCACCGTGGTCACGGTCGAGCCGGGCGTCGGCGCGCTGGTCACCATGGACACGTCGATCGCCTGGGAGCACGGCCCGGCCACCCACGGCGGGATTGCCCCGGTCGACGCCCCGCCGGCCCAGCCGCGCGGGACGGCTGACGAGGTCCCGGCGGTGGACCCGCCCGACGACGCGCCCGACGTCGACGAGCTACCCGGGCTGCGGGCCCAGGCCGAGGAGCTGAACGAGCTGCTCGACCTAGGCTTTCACCACCGGGAGGTGCTGGGCCGGCTGGGCACCACCATCTCGTTGGGGGTGCTGCTCGTCGGCCCGGCCGGCTCCGGGAAGTCAGCGCTGGTTCGGGCCGTCGCCGCCCGGGTCGGTGCCCGCGTCCACCCGCTCTGGGCACCCGAGGTGGCCGCGCTGGCCAACCAGGCCGCCGCCGACCGGTTGCGCGCAGCGGCGACGGCGGCCCGAGCCGGCGCACCGGCGGTGCTGCTGGTCTCGGACGTCGAGGCGCTCGCGCCGGCGGACGATCCCGGCCCGGTGGCGACGGTCTTCCGCCAGGTGCTCGCGGAGAGCATCCGAGCCGGTGTCGCCGTGGTCTGCACCACCGGCCGGCCGGAGGCGGTCGACCCCGCACTGCGTGCGCCCGACCTGCTGTCACTGCGGATCAGCATCCCGCTCCCCGACCAACCGTTGCGCCGCGAACAGCTCACCGTGCTGACCCGGCAGGTGCCGCTGGCCGACGACGTACGGCTGGACGAGGTGGCCGCGCGTACCCCCGGGTTCGTCGCGGCGGACCTGGCCGCGCTGGTCCGGGAGGCCGGGGTACGCGCGGCGCTGCGGCAGAAGTCCGCCGAGACGCCGACGGTGTCGATGGCCGACTTCACCGCCGCTCTGGAGGTGGTCCGGCCGACCACGATGGCGGCGTCGACCCTGGATCTGGCCTCGGTGACTCTGGACGACGTGGGTGGCCTGGACGAGGTCAAGCAGACGCTGACCGAGTCGGTGCTGTGGCCGCTGACCTACCCGGACACCTTCGCCCGGCTCGGGGTGCAACCACCGCGCGGCGTGCTGCTCTACGGACCACCGGGGTGTGGGAAGACATACCTGGTCACCGCACTGGCTGGGTCGGGGCGGGCCAACGTGCTGTCGGTGAAGGGCGCGGAGCTGCTCTCCAAGTGGGTCGGCGAGAGCGAACGCGCGGTCCGCGAGCTGTTCCGCCGGGCCCGGGAGGCGGCCCCCACCCTGATCTTCCTGGACGAGGTGGACGCGCTGGCCCCGGTACGCGGCCAGGCCACCGACGGAGGGACCACGGACCGGGTGGTCGCCGCGCTGCTCACCGAACTGGACGGGGTGGAGACGCTGCGCAACGTGGTGGTCGTCGGCGCCACGAACCGGCCGGACCTGATCGACCCGGCGCTGCTGCGGCCGGGCCGGTTGGAGCGGCTGGTCTACGTGCCGCCACCGGACGGGCCTGCCCGCGCGGAGATCCTGCGGGCCGCGTCAAGGCAGGTGCCGCTGGCACCGGACGTCGACCTGGCCGTCCTCGGCGACGAGCTGACCGGCTTCTCCGCTGCGGACTGCGCGGCGCTGGTCCGGGAGGCGGCACTGGCCGCCATGCGGGAGTCGCTGGCTGCCGCCACCGTCACCGCCGAGCACGTGGCGAGCGCGCGGGCACGGGTACGTCCGTCGCTGGACCCGGCCCAGGTCGCCTGGTTGGCCGCGTACGCCGCCAACCGGGGGTGA